One segment of Streptomyces bathyalis DNA contains the following:
- a CDS encoding SCO6745 family protein codes for MTSLPERAARRCHNMLNPLHSAIYFSPTLAKELAPYGIEDTGAVYLAGRAAPLGAVSAGTVTATFYNFSHALVTRFVPAVWESASPATVLAARLRAVDAMLRELLGEEVISSPEMSEAAQLALKATEACTRPGRPLCAANAELPVPEAPHLAYWHAATVLREHRGDAHIAVLLSAGLDPLEALVSHTASGRGMAPKWVLGTRGYNQQDWTAAQERLRERGLLDAEGELTEEGTSLRKEMEYSTDRMDRAPYEHLGEAGVARLTELAGGFAASAANAGAFPADLFSK; via the coding sequence ATGACGTCTCTCCCGGAACGCGCCGCCCGCCGGTGCCACAACATGCTCAACCCACTCCACTCGGCCATCTACTTCTCCCCCACGCTGGCCAAGGAGCTCGCCCCGTACGGCATCGAGGACACCGGCGCCGTCTACCTCGCGGGACGTGCCGCGCCTCTCGGTGCGGTGAGCGCCGGCACGGTCACGGCCACCTTCTACAACTTCAGCCACGCCCTCGTCACGCGCTTCGTGCCGGCCGTGTGGGAGTCCGCCTCCCCCGCGACGGTGCTCGCCGCGCGGCTGCGCGCCGTCGATGCGATGCTGCGCGAGCTGCTCGGCGAAGAGGTCATCTCCTCCCCGGAGATGAGCGAGGCCGCACAGCTCGCGCTGAAGGCCACCGAGGCGTGCACGCGCCCGGGCCGTCCCCTCTGCGCCGCCAACGCCGAACTCCCCGTGCCGGAAGCACCGCACCTGGCCTACTGGCACGCCGCGACCGTGCTGCGCGAACACCGCGGTGACGCACACATAGCCGTGCTGCTCTCGGCGGGTCTGGATCCGCTGGAGGCCCTCGTCAGTCACACGGCCAGCGGTCGCGGCATGGCGCCCAAGTGGGTCCTGGGGACCCGCGGTTACAACCAGCAGGACTGGACGGCGGCCCAGGAGCGGCTGCGGGAGCGGGGCCTGCTGGACGCCGAGGGCGAACTCACCGAGGAGGGCACCTCCCTCCGCAAGGAGATGGAGTACAGCACCGACCGCATGGACAGGGCTCCCTACGAACACCTTGGTGAGGCAGGCGTGGCGCGGCTCACCGAACTGGCGGGAGGCTTCGCCGCGTCGGCCGCGAACGCGGGCGCGTTCCCTGCCGACCTGTTCAGCAAGTGA
- the idi gene encoding isopentenyl-diphosphate Delta-isomerase — translation MANSAAAPIMLELVDEDGTTIGTAEKLSAHVAPGRLHRAFSVFLFDDAGRLLLQRRALGKYHSPGVWSNTCCGHPFPGESPFAAAARRVSEELGVAPFLLREAGTVRYNHPDPDSGLVEQEYNHLFAGLVRDELRPDADEIAETAFVTSGELDRRQAEGAFSTWFMTVLDAARPAIGDLTGAAAGW, via the coding sequence ATGGCGAACAGCGCAGCGGCACCGATCATGCTCGAACTGGTCGACGAGGACGGGACCACGATCGGTACTGCGGAGAAGCTCTCCGCACATGTGGCACCGGGCCGGCTGCACCGCGCGTTCTCCGTCTTCCTCTTCGACGATGCGGGACGGCTGTTGCTTCAGCGCCGCGCGCTCGGCAAGTACCACTCCCCCGGTGTGTGGTCCAACACCTGCTGCGGACATCCCTTTCCGGGCGAGTCACCGTTCGCCGCGGCGGCACGGCGCGTGAGCGAGGAGCTGGGGGTGGCACCCTTCCTGCTGCGTGAGGCCGGCACGGTCCGCTACAACCACCCCGACCCCGACTCGGGTCTGGTGGAGCAGGAGTACAACCACCTCTTCGCGGGTCTTGTGCGCGACGAACTGCGCCCCGACGCCGACGAGATCGCCGAGACGGCCTTCGTCACCTCGGGCGAGCTGGACCGGCGTCAGGCCGAAGGGGCGTTCTCCACCTGGTTCATGACAGTGCTCGACGCGGCACGTCCCGCGATCGGCGACCTCACGGGAGCGGCGGCCGGCTGGTGA
- a CDS encoding ABC-F family ATP-binding cassette domain-containing protein, with product MSATLVAKALAAGHGDRSLFSGLDLVVAPGEVVGLVGVNGAGKSTLLRMLAGLVRPEEGEVSLNPPTATVGHLPQEPERRAGESVRAFLERRTGVAAAQTALDESTRALEENRNGAEDAYALALERWLALGAADLSERAEEVTARLGLDVALDRPMTTLSGGQAARTSLASLLLSRYDVFLLDEPTNDLDMDGLDILETFVNGLRAATVLVSHDREFLSRTVDSVLELDLVQQLVRQYGGGYDSYLEERARARRHAREEYEEFARTRAGLEARARQQRGWMDKGVRNARRKMPDNDKTLRNARIEATEKQASKARQTDRMIERLDAEAVEEPRKEWQLRMEIAAAPRSGSVVATLRGAQVRRGDFVLGPVDLQIDWRDRVAVTGPNGAGKSTLLAALLGRTQLAAGSASSGSGVVVGEVDQARRLFHGEESLLDAFRDAAGSEPEEVRTLLAKFGLSARHVLRPAVTLSPGERTRAALALLQGRGVNLLVLDEPTNHLDLAAIEQLESALASYEGTLLLVTHDRRMLDAVHTTRHIEVSGGAVREVQRPQ from the coding sequence ATGTCCGCCACTCTCGTCGCCAAGGCACTCGCGGCCGGTCACGGCGACCGCTCGCTCTTCTCCGGACTGGATCTCGTCGTCGCCCCCGGAGAAGTGGTGGGCCTCGTCGGGGTGAACGGTGCCGGCAAGTCCACCCTGCTGCGCATGCTCGCCGGGCTGGTCAGGCCCGAGGAGGGGGAGGTGTCGCTCAACCCGCCGACGGCGACCGTGGGACACCTTCCGCAGGAACCGGAGCGGCGTGCGGGCGAGAGCGTCCGCGCCTTCCTCGAACGCCGCACCGGCGTGGCAGCGGCCCAGACGGCGCTGGACGAGAGCACGCGCGCCCTTGAGGAGAACCGCAACGGAGCCGAGGACGCCTACGCCCTCGCACTGGAACGCTGGCTGGCCCTCGGAGCTGCCGACCTGAGTGAAAGGGCGGAGGAAGTCACCGCCCGGCTCGGCCTCGACGTGGCCCTCGACCGTCCGATGACGACCCTCTCCGGCGGTCAGGCCGCCCGTACCTCTCTGGCGTCCCTGCTGCTCAGCCGCTACGACGTCTTCCTGCTCGACGAGCCCACGAACGACCTCGACATGGACGGCCTCGACATCCTGGAGACCTTCGTCAACGGCCTGCGCGCCGCCACGGTGCTCGTCAGCCACGACCGGGAATTCCTCTCCCGGACCGTCGACAGCGTCCTCGAACTCGACCTGGTCCAGCAGCTCGTGCGCCAGTACGGCGGCGGATACGACAGCTACCTGGAGGAGCGCGCACGCGCACGCAGGCACGCACGCGAGGAGTACGAGGAGTTCGCACGGACCCGTGCCGGACTGGAGGCCCGTGCGCGGCAGCAGCGCGGCTGGATGGACAAGGGCGTGCGCAACGCCCGCCGGAAGATGCCCGACAACGACAAGACGTTGCGCAACGCCCGCATCGAGGCGACGGAGAAACAGGCCTCCAAGGCACGGCAGACGGACCGGATGATCGAACGCCTCGACGCCGAGGCCGTGGAGGAGCCGCGCAAGGAGTGGCAGCTGCGCATGGAGATTGCCGCCGCACCGCGCTCCGGATCCGTGGTCGCCACCCTCCGGGGCGCCCAAGTGCGCCGCGGAGACTTCGTGTTGGGACCCGTCGACCTCCAGATCGACTGGCGCGACCGCGTCGCCGTCACCGGACCCAACGGCGCCGGCAAGTCGACGCTGCTCGCCGCGCTGCTCGGCAGGACCCAACTCGCCGCAGGGAGCGCCTCTTCGGGCTCCGGCGTCGTCGTCGGCGAGGTCGACCAGGCACGCCGCCTCTTCCACGGGGAGGAGAGCCTGCTGGACGCCTTCCGCGATGCCGCGGGATCGGAACCCGAGGAAGTACGCACGCTGCTCGCGAAGTTCGGGCTCTCGGCGCGCCATGTGCTGCGCCCCGCGGTGACCCTCTCACCCGGCGAGCGGACCCGGGCGGCGCTGGCGCTGCTTCAGGGGCGCGGCGTGAACCTGCTGGTGCTGGACGAGCCGACGAACCATCTCGACCTGGCGGCCATCGAGCAGCTGGAATCGGCGCTGGCCTCCTATGAGGGCACGCTGCTGCTCGTCACTCACGACCGCCGCATGCTGGACGCCGTTCATACGACGCGGCACATCGAGGTGTCCGGCGGCGCTGTGCGGGAAGTCCAGCGCCCGCAGTAG
- a CDS encoding ATP-binding protein: MENRGGIGPGAGGVSPVALPVQERAEAPVREGNWRFTAPALDSSVPQLRHAVRDLIRRQGAVPDEVLQNLLLILSELASNAVRHAALLSPEIGVEVGLRNGWLRIAVEDSHPYRPKALDADPDQEHIGGRGLLLVKVITSEAGGVCDVEQTGTGGKVIWAALPIPVVSGALPPEVTSRPPLP; this comes from the coding sequence ATGGAGAACCGCGGGGGCATCGGGCCCGGAGCGGGCGGAGTGTCCCCGGTCGCCCTGCCGGTGCAGGAACGGGCAGAAGCGCCGGTCCGTGAGGGGAACTGGCGGTTCACGGCCCCTGCGCTGGACTCCTCCGTGCCGCAACTGCGGCACGCCGTACGCGATCTCATCCGGCGCCAGGGCGCCGTGCCGGACGAGGTCCTGCAGAACCTGCTGCTGATCCTCTCCGAGCTGGCCTCGAACGCAGTACGGCACGCGGCGCTGCTGTCACCCGAGATCGGAGTGGAGGTGGGCCTGCGGAACGGGTGGCTGCGCATCGCCGTGGAGGACAGCCACCCCTACAGACCCAAGGCCCTGGACGCCGACCCCGATCAGGAACACATCGGAGGCAGGGGCCTGCTCCTGGTGAAGGTGATCACGTCGGAGGCGGGCGGCGTGTGCGACGTCGAACAGACCGGAACCGGAGGAAAGGTGATCTGGGCCGCTCTGCCGATCCCCGTTGTCAGCGGGGCACTGCCGCCCGAGGTCACCAGCCGGCCGCCGCTCCCGTGA
- a CDS encoding LPFR motif small protein — MFRAIADALRMVGGAIATVVTLPFRLVARLFGGASRAGRRV; from the coding sequence ATGTTCCGAGCAATCGCAGACGCACTCCGCATGGTCGGAGGTGCCATCGCGACCGTGGTGACCCTGCCCTTCCGCCTGGTGGCCCGCCTCTTCGGCGGCGCATCGAGGGCGGGCCGCAGGGTCTGA
- a CDS encoding cation diffusion facilitator family transporter: MGAGHAHGGPVPAAGGTASAAYRKRLRVALFITLTVLVTQIVGGLLADSLALLADAGHVATDALGLGMALLAIHFANRPSSERRTFGFARAEILAALANCLLLLGVGGYILFESVERFIEPAGTDGVLTAVFGGIGLVANVVSLSLLLRGQRESLNVRGAFLEVLADALGSLAVLISALIVATTGWQGADPAASLLIGAMIVPRTLKLAREALDVLLESAPRDVDMAEVREHILAVNGVVGLHDLHVWTITSGMPVLSAHVVVTQQTLDSVGQERVLHDLQLCLGDHFDVAHCTFQLEPRGHAAHEAKLCH; the protein is encoded by the coding sequence ATGGGCGCTGGGCACGCTCACGGAGGGCCCGTTCCGGCGGCAGGCGGCACCGCGTCCGCCGCGTACCGGAAGCGGCTGCGGGTCGCGCTGTTCATCACGCTGACCGTCCTGGTCACACAGATCGTCGGCGGGCTGCTCGCCGATTCGCTCGCCCTGCTCGCGGACGCCGGGCACGTGGCGACGGACGCGCTCGGGCTCGGCATGGCGCTGCTGGCGATCCACTTCGCCAACAGGCCTTCGAGCGAGCGGCGCACCTTCGGCTTCGCGCGCGCCGAGATCCTCGCCGCGCTCGCCAACTGCCTTCTGCTGCTGGGTGTCGGCGGATACATCCTCTTCGAGTCGGTCGAGCGCTTCATCGAGCCGGCGGGGACCGACGGCGTCCTCACCGCTGTCTTCGGCGGCATCGGCCTCGTGGCGAACGTCGTCTCGCTGTCACTGCTGCTGCGCGGCCAGCGCGAGAGCCTCAACGTGCGCGGTGCGTTCCTGGAGGTGCTGGCCGACGCCCTGGGTTCGCTCGCCGTGCTGATCTCCGCCTTGATCGTCGCGACCACGGGATGGCAGGGCGCCGACCCCGCCGCCTCCCTCCTCATCGGCGCGATGATCGTCCCCCGCACGCTCAAACTGGCGCGGGAGGCCCTGGACGTGCTGCTGGAGTCGGCTCCGCGGGACGTCGACATGGCCGAGGTGCGCGAGCACATCCTCGCCGTGAACGGCGTGGTCGGCCTGCACGATCTGCATGTGTGGACGATCACTTCCGGCATGCCGGTGCTCTCGGCCCACGTGGTGGTCACTCAGCAGACGCTGGACAGCGTGGGGCAGGAGCGCGTGCTGCACGACCTGCAGCTCTGCCTCGGTGACCATTTCGACGTCGCCCACTGCACGTTCCAGCTGGAGCCACGCGGACATGCGGCCCACGAAGCGAAGTTGTGCCACTGA
- a CDS encoding phosphotransferase enzyme family protein: protein MPVVSGACDESPAAQCRAVHEVESSRRIGRFLRCSWRRSPMTHRTTPSPCPAAGDRTGSDVTSPASSGTKHPAVPHSETITAALSLHWDLGNAEVTPLMGGMNSATWHVKCHGDEWAAKAVPDGPPAEQFRYGLELASRVEETGIPCGAPVRSKDGRRTVGIVGHELALLRWVPGRELNDRNEGDMALMGVTLARAHQALGTEPVTEDQAWSRFDLLAGIEDTAVLHARPWIRPAVERVVTRLRRLRPETLTWGPVHGDPAPEHFRLDPDTGLCGLIDWGASSPWARMYDLATVVMDAGGPDAARPLIRAYLEHGALPPDEVGQALLPLLDFRYAINTLFYAGRILRDDLTGVADRAGNEERLEQARRWLVR from the coding sequence ATGCCGGTAGTGTCTGGCGCGTGCGATGAGTCTCCAGCGGCGCAGTGCCGCGCCGTCCACGAGGTCGAATCAAGCCGCCGTATCGGGCGGTTCCTTCGTTGTTCCTGGAGACGCTCACCCATGACGCACCGCACCACGCCATCCCCATGTCCTGCGGCCGGTGACCGCACTGGCTCGGACGTCACCTCGCCTGCCTCGTCGGGCACCAAGCACCCCGCAGTACCCCACAGTGAAACGATCACTGCCGCCCTGTCCCTCCACTGGGACCTTGGCAACGCCGAGGTCACTCCTCTCATGGGAGGCATGAACTCCGCGACCTGGCACGTGAAGTGCCACGGTGACGAGTGGGCGGCGAAGGCCGTCCCTGACGGACCGCCCGCAGAGCAGTTCCGCTACGGACTGGAACTGGCCTCACGTGTCGAGGAGACCGGCATCCCTTGCGGTGCGCCGGTGAGGTCGAAGGACGGCCGACGGACGGTCGGTATCGTCGGTCACGAGTTGGCGCTGTTGCGATGGGTTCCGGGAAGGGAGTTGAACGATCGCAACGAGGGCGACATGGCGCTCATGGGCGTCACCCTCGCCCGCGCGCACCAGGCGCTCGGCACCGAGCCAGTCACCGAGGACCAGGCGTGGTCGCGTTTCGACCTTCTAGCCGGAATCGAAGACACTGCCGTCCTTCATGCGCGTCCGTGGATTCGGCCCGCGGTCGAAAGGGTTGTCACGCGGCTGCGCCGCCTCCGTCCGGAGACGCTGACGTGGGGCCCCGTTCACGGCGACCCGGCTCCCGAACACTTCCGGCTCGATCCTGACACCGGCCTGTGCGGTCTCATCGACTGGGGCGCCTCGAGTCCCTGGGCCCGGATGTACGACTTGGCCACGGTTGTGATGGACGCGGGCGGCCCAGACGCTGCCCGTCCCCTGATCCGGGCATACCTTGAGCACGGGGCGCTCCCTCCTGACGAAGTCGGCCAAGCCTTGCTTCCGCTGCTGGACTTCCGGTACGCCATCAACACCTTGTTCTACGCCGGGCGGATCTTGCGCGACGACCTGACCGGCGTCGCGGACCGCGCGGGCAACGAGGAGCGTTTGGAGCAAGCACGTCGGTGGCTTGTCCGCTAA
- a CDS encoding FAD-dependent oxidoreductase — protein sequence MDEVIVVGGGVSGLTTAVLLAERGMNVRVWSRDRDADTASGISGGLCWPYRIEPREKALEWAVRSFRKFAWLAEQPSLTGVRLMRGTLEGGASSSVPPEWISLIGSPPRTPLVDMQTYLPYLRGRLTAAGGRCEQRSLASLAEASAEAPVVVDCSGLGARELAGDTGMRPVRGQIVVVENPGIEEWFLSSEAGTSDTTYMFPQPYGLLLGGTADEDAEETTPDPATTRAIVERCARVHPEIARARILEVRVGLRPYRPRVRLETETLPDGALCVHNYGHGGGGVTVSWGCALEAVRLLGAAGHRTGSG from the coding sequence ATGGATGAAGTGATCGTCGTGGGCGGCGGGGTGAGCGGACTGACGACGGCCGTGCTCCTCGCCGAGCGCGGCATGAACGTGCGGGTGTGGAGCCGTGACCGGGACGCCGACACCGCGTCGGGCATCTCCGGCGGCCTGTGCTGGCCGTACCGCATCGAGCCCAGGGAGAAGGCGCTTGAGTGGGCGGTGCGTTCCTTCCGGAAGTTCGCGTGGCTCGCCGAACAGCCGTCGCTCACGGGGGTGCGGCTGATGCGGGGGACCCTGGAGGGCGGTGCCTCCTCCTCGGTGCCCCCGGAGTGGATCTCACTCATCGGGTCACCGCCCCGCACGCCTCTTGTCGACATGCAGACCTATCTCCCTTATCTGCGGGGGCGGTTGACGGCCGCCGGCGGCCGCTGCGAGCAGCGCTCGCTCGCCTCCCTGGCCGAGGCGTCGGCCGAGGCGCCGGTGGTGGTCGACTGCAGCGGACTCGGCGCGCGCGAACTGGCCGGGGACACCGGCATGCGGCCCGTGCGGGGCCAGATCGTCGTCGTGGAGAACCCGGGCATCGAGGAGTGGTTCCTCTCGTCCGAGGCGGGGACGAGTGACACCACGTACATGTTTCCGCAGCCCTACGGTCTGCTGCTGGGCGGCACGGCCGATGAGGACGCGGAGGAGACCACGCCCGACCCGGCCACCACGCGGGCCATCGTGGAGCGGTGCGCCCGCGTCCACCCCGAGATCGCGCGGGCGCGGATCCTCGAGGTCCGCGTGGGCCTGCGCCCGTACCGCCCTCGCGTGCGGCTGGAGACGGAGACGCTGCCTGACGGCGCGCTGTGCGTGCACAACTACGGCCACGGCGGCGGCGGTGTCACGGTCTCGTGGGGCTGCGCCCTGGAGGCGGTGCGGCTGCTCGGGGCCGCCGGCCACAGGACCGGGAGCGGCTGA
- a CDS encoding Tex family protein, producing MTTTIEGRIAEELGVRERQVKAAVELLDGGSTVPFIARYRKEATELLDDAQLRSLEERLHYLRELEDRREAVLESVRSQGKLDPKLEEQIRTAETKARLEDIYLPFKPKRRTKAQIAREAGLEPLADGLLGDPSVQPEAAAAAFVDDEKGVADAAAALEGARAILSERFSEDADLIGELRERMWLQGHLAAKVREGKEEQGAKFKDYFDYTEAFTELPSHRVLAMLRGEKEEILDLTLEPEEPGESAARGAPSSYETTVAQHFGVRDEGRPGDAWLLETVRWAWRTRIMVRLGLDLRLRLRTAAEDEAVGVFASNLRDLLLAAPAGTRATLGLDPGLRTGVKVAVVDATGKVAATDTIYPHAPQKQWDQSLAKLAVLAREHSVELIAIGNGTASRETDKLAAELIAQQPELKLTKVTVSEAGASVYSASAYASQELPDLDVSLRGAVSIARRLQDPLAELVKIDPKSIGVGQYQHDLSEVKLSRSLDAVVEDCVNGVGVDVNTASAPLLSRVSGIGTSLAENIVAHRDGQGPFKSRRELKDVARLGPKAYEQCAGFLRIRDGEDPLDASSVHPESYPVVRTMVSTTGTDVPSLIGNTAVLRSLDAKQFVDETFGLPTVTDILRELEKPGRDPRPAFKTAVFKEGVEKLTDLEEGMVLEGVVTNVAAFGAFVDVGVHQDGLVHVSAMSKSFVKDPRDVAKPGDIVKVKVREVDAARKRISLTMRLDDDTSAGGSGSGEGGGGERRKRQGGNDRAPGPRKGGGGRQGGGRPEGRKQGGGGNGGRQQRRDAAPANSEMADALRRAGLLGGDGKKKR from the coding sequence GTGACGACGACCATCGAAGGCAGGATCGCCGAGGAACTCGGCGTACGGGAGCGCCAGGTCAAGGCCGCCGTCGAGCTGCTCGACGGCGGGTCGACCGTGCCGTTCATCGCGCGCTACCGCAAGGAGGCGACGGAGCTCCTCGACGACGCGCAGCTGCGCTCCCTCGAGGAGCGGCTGCACTATCTGCGGGAGCTGGAGGACCGGCGCGAGGCGGTTCTCGAGTCCGTGCGGTCGCAGGGCAAGCTCGACCCGAAGCTGGAAGAGCAGATCCGCACGGCCGAGACGAAGGCCCGCCTGGAGGACATCTACCTGCCCTTCAAGCCCAAGCGCCGCACCAAGGCACAGATCGCCCGCGAGGCCGGACTCGAGCCTCTCGCCGACGGGCTGCTGGGCGATCCGAGCGTGCAGCCGGAAGCGGCCGCAGCCGCGTTCGTCGACGACGAGAAGGGTGTGGCCGACGCGGCCGCGGCGCTGGAGGGTGCCCGTGCCATTCTCTCCGAGCGCTTCAGCGAGGACGCCGACCTCATCGGCGAACTGCGCGAGCGCATGTGGCTGCAGGGCCACCTCGCCGCCAAGGTGCGCGAGGGCAAGGAGGAGCAGGGCGCCAAGTTCAAGGACTACTTCGACTACACCGAAGCCTTCACGGAACTGCCCTCGCACCGGGTGCTGGCCATGCTCCGCGGCGAGAAGGAGGAGATCCTCGATCTGACGCTGGAGCCGGAGGAGCCGGGAGAGTCGGCGGCGCGGGGCGCGCCCAGCTCGTACGAGACCACCGTCGCGCAGCATTTCGGGGTGCGCGACGAGGGACGGCCCGGCGACGCCTGGCTGCTGGAGACGGTGCGCTGGGCGTGGCGTACGCGCATCATGGTGCGCCTCGGCCTGGATCTGCGGCTGCGGCTGCGTACCGCCGCGGAGGACGAGGCGGTCGGCGTCTTCGCGTCGAACCTGCGTGATCTGCTGCTGGCCGCGCCCGCGGGCACGCGCGCCACGCTGGGCCTCGACCCCGGTCTGCGTACCGGCGTGAAGGTCGCCGTCGTCGACGCGACGGGCAAGGTGGCGGCCACGGACACCATCTATCCGCACGCCCCGCAGAAGCAGTGGGACCAGTCCCTGGCGAAGCTTGCCGTGCTGGCGCGGGAGCACTCCGTGGAGCTGATCGCCATCGGCAACGGCACGGCTTCCCGCGAGACCGACAAGCTGGCGGCCGAACTCATCGCCCAGCAGCCGGAGTTGAAGCTCACCAAGGTCACGGTCTCGGAGGCGGGTGCCTCCGTGTACTCCGCCTCGGCCTACGCGTCGCAGGAACTGCCGGACCTGGACGTCTCGTTGCGCGGCGCCGTCTCCATCGCACGGCGGCTCCAGGACCCGCTCGCGGAACTGGTCAAGATCGACCCCAAGTCGATCGGCGTGGGTCAGTACCAGCACGATCTGTCCGAGGTGAAGCTGTCGCGCTCGCTCGACGCCGTGGTGGAGGACTGTGTGAACGGCGTCGGCGTGGACGTCAACACGGCGTCCGCGCCGCTGCTCTCCCGCGTCTCGGGCATCGGCACGTCGCTCGCGGAGAACATCGTCGCGCACCGCGACGGCCAGGGCCCCTTCAAGAGCCGCCGCGAACTGAAGGACGTGGCGCGGCTGGGCCCGAAGGCGTACGAGCAGTGTGCGGGATTCCTGCGCATCCGGGACGGTGAGGACCCGCTGGACGCCTCCAGCGTGCACCCCGAGTCCTACCCGGTCGTCCGCACGATGGTGAGCACCACCGGCACCGATGTGCCCTCCCTCATCGGCAACACGGCGGTGCTGCGCTCGCTCGACGCGAAGCAGTTCGTGGACGAGACGTTCGGCCTGCCGACCGTCACGGACATCCTGCGCGAGCTGGAGAAGCCCGGCCGCGACCCGCGTCCCGCCTTCAAGACGGCCGTGTTCAAGGAAGGCGTGGAGAAGCTCACGGACCTCGAAGAGGGGATGGTCCTGGAGGGCGTCGTCACGAACGTGGCCGCGTTCGGTGCCTTCGTCGACGTGGGCGTGCACCAGGACGGGCTCGTGCATGTCTCCGCGATGTCGAAGTCGTTCGTGAAGGACCCGCGGGACGTCGCCAAGCCCGGCGACATCGTGAAGGTGAAGGTCCGCGAGGTCGATGCGGCACGCAAGCGCATCTCGCTGACGATGCGTCTGGACGACGACACTTCCGCGGGCGGTTCGGGTTCCGGCGAGGGCGGTGGTGGTGAGCGCCGGAAGCGCCAGGGCGGCAACGACCGCGCGCCCGGCCCCCGCAAGGGAGGCGGCGGACGGCAGGGCGGAGGCCGCCCCGAGGGCAGGAAGCAGGGCGGGGGCGGCAACGGCGGCAGGCAGCAGCGCCGCGACGCCGCGCCCGCGAACAGCGAGATGGCGGACGCGCTGCGCCGGGCCGGGCTGCTGGGCGGCGACGGCAAGAAGAAGCGCTGA
- a CDS encoding enoyl-CoA hydratase/isomerase family protein produces the protein MERARPAQQGQAAPQTPPTPQAQQSQGAQQAQPTLLTEYADGVATLVLHNPAKRNAMTEAMWRELPGVLSALADDASVRVLVVTGAENTFCAGADISTLRDSVESSQGLAVAAEEALSAFPKPTLAAVRGHCVGGGAQLAAACDLRFAAQGSLFGVTPAKLGIVYPASSTQRLVRLVGPATAKYLLFSGELIDADRALRSGFVDEVHPQDSLDERVSAFTRTLVERSQLTQAAAKEFTRDTVDASRTEYWRRVAAESGEAAEGAAAFMERRSPRFRWTPGPAGPAGPADQEDPEGPDDP, from the coding sequence ATGGAGCGAGCACGACCCGCGCAGCAAGGACAAGCGGCCCCGCAGACACCCCCGACCCCTCAGGCACAGCAATCGCAGGGGGCGCAGCAGGCACAGCCCACGCTGCTCACCGAGTACGCGGACGGCGTGGCCACCCTCGTCCTCCACAACCCCGCCAAACGCAACGCGATGACCGAGGCGATGTGGCGCGAGCTGCCAGGGGTGCTCTCGGCCCTCGCCGACGACGCGTCCGTGCGTGTCCTCGTCGTCACGGGCGCGGAGAACACCTTCTGCGCGGGCGCCGACATCTCAACGCTGCGTGATTCCGTGGAGTCCTCGCAGGGACTCGCCGTGGCTGCCGAGGAGGCACTGAGCGCTTTCCCCAAGCCGACACTGGCCGCCGTGCGCGGCCACTGCGTGGGAGGCGGCGCCCAGCTCGCTGCGGCGTGCGATCTGCGGTTCGCGGCGCAGGGTTCGCTGTTCGGCGTCACCCCGGCGAAGCTCGGCATCGTCTATCCGGCGTCGTCCACACAGCGCCTCGTCCGGCTCGTGGGGCCTGCGACGGCCAAGTACCTGCTCTTCTCAGGCGAGTTGATCGACGCGGACCGTGCGCTGCGCAGCGGGTTCGTGGACGAAGTGCACCCGCAGGACAGCCTGGACGAGCGGGTCAGCGCCTTCACGCGCACGCTCGTGGAGCGCTCGCAGCTGACGCAGGCGGCCGCGAAGGAGTTCACGCGGGACACGGTGGACGCGTCCCGTACGGAGTACTGGCGGCGGGTGGCCGCGGAGAGCGGCGAAGCGGCCGAGGGTGCCGCCGCGTTCATGGAGCGGCGCTCCCCGCGCTTCCGCTGGACGCCGGGCCCGGCAGGTCCGGCAGGTCCGGCAGACCAGGAGGATCCGGAAGGCCCTGATGACCCGTAG